A genomic window from Anthonomus grandis grandis chromosome 2, icAntGran1.3, whole genome shotgun sequence includes:
- the LOC126733425 gene encoding trypsin-1-like has translation MKVFVVLLAVVAAVLADSESYEAAYYPSEPAVVDTNPGLRVVNGQNANRGQFPYQISLQRRVLVSFSHICGGSIIAPRWVLTAAHCTQAQASTMRVVAGILLQSDTNGQAVNVAEVINHPLYPGGSEVAPNDISLLRLAANLVYNANVQPIRIPAANVRARGDVVLSGWGLTRTGGSIPNNLQFVNVPIVEQPECRRQLDQFLARNPLDNNLNICSGIRNGGESACNGDSGGPLAQNGVVHGIVSWGLVPCGQRNTPSVYAKVAAYANWIVANTNGEVRP, from the exons ATGAAGGTATTCGTAGTTCTCCTTGCTGTGGTAGCAGCCGTTTTGG ctGATTCCGAAAGCTATGAAGCCGCCTACTACCCGTCCGAACCGGCCGTAGTAGACACCAACCCCGGATTAAGAGTAGTCAACGGTCAAAACGCCAACAGGGGACAATTCCCTTACCAAATCTCCTTACAAAGGCGCGTTTTGGTCAGTTTCAGCCACATCTGCGGAGGTTCCATCATCGCCCCCAGATGGGTATTGACCGCCGCCCATTGTACCCAAGCCCAAGCATCTACCATGAGGGTCGTAGCTGGAATCTTGCTCCAGAGTGACACCAACGGTCAAGCCGTCAACGTTGCCGAAGTTATCAATCATCCATTGTACCCAGG CGGTTCCGAAGTGGCTCCCAATGACATCTCTCTGCTTCGCCTAGCTGCTAATTTGGTCTACAACGCCAATGTGCAACCCATCAGGATTCCTGCTGCTAATGTACGCGCTCGTGGTGATGTGGTACTCTCTGGATGGGGATTGACCCGTACTGGAGGTTCTATTCCAAACAATCTACAGTTCGTTAATGTGCCAATTGTGGAACAACCTG AATGCAGGAGGCAGTTGGACCAATTCTTGGCACGCAACCCCTTGGACAACAACTTAAACATCTGCTCCGGAATCCGTAATGGAGGTGAATCCGCCTGCAACGGTGACAGTGGCGGCCCATTGGCTCAAAATGGCGTCGTCCATGGAATCGTTTCCTGGGGTCTCGTCCCATGTGGACAGCGTAACACCCCATCAGTCTACGCTAAGGTGGCTGCTTATGCCAACTGGATCGTCGCCAACACTAACGGAGAAGTTAGACCATGA